One Pseudonocardia sediminis DNA window includes the following coding sequences:
- a CDS encoding CoA transferase, whose translation MRDQLLASVWDALGGDPDDLRRITLTGPDHALRSRFPVTGAAVAATGAALLACTADTRPDVELDSRHAATAVRSERLLRIDGSSPGDPFDPLSAFHRTADGWLRLHANYPWHRAAARHVLDLSADTGPDEIRDQISARTGEELEAALHGAGGVAAAVRDEGTWRTHPAGVAAAASPLVERRDLGPAAPRPSRRARVLDLTRVIAGPVATRTLAAHGADVLRLDPPDRPEIPLQVWDMLPGKRSALLDLARSGDRLTTLLAGADVVVTGYRPGALDRFGLAPETLAERFPGLVVVTLSAWGHRGPWAHRRGFDSLVQAACGIGETERADSDPDTPPGALPAQLLDHATGHLAAAGAALALTSQRHHGGTPHVRLSLAATAAWLQSLPRTGEPSPVTDPGPAAFTERVDAPDGGLTLVSPPGRVGGRDLHWPAPPPSYGTADASWPDTGDPA comes from the coding sequence GTGCGCGATCAGCTCCTGGCCTCGGTCTGGGACGCCCTCGGCGGCGACCCGGACGACCTGCGCCGGATCACCCTGACCGGCCCGGACCACGCGTTGCGCTCCCGGTTCCCGGTGACCGGCGCCGCGGTCGCCGCCACCGGCGCGGCACTGCTGGCCTGCACCGCGGACACACGGCCGGACGTCGAGCTGGACAGCCGCCACGCCGCGACGGCGGTGCGCAGCGAACGCCTGCTCCGGATCGACGGCAGCTCCCCCGGCGATCCGTTCGACCCGCTCTCGGCGTTCCACCGCACCGCCGACGGCTGGCTGCGGCTGCACGCCAACTACCCGTGGCACCGCGCGGCGGCCCGGCACGTCCTCGACCTCTCCGCCGACACCGGACCCGACGAGATCCGCGATCAGATCTCCGCACGCACCGGCGAGGAGCTGGAGGCGGCACTGCACGGAGCCGGAGGGGTGGCGGCCGCCGTCCGCGACGAGGGGACCTGGCGGACCCACCCGGCCGGCGTGGCCGCGGCGGCGTCGCCCCTGGTCGAACGGCGCGACCTCGGACCGGCCGCACCCCGGCCGTCGCGGCGGGCGCGGGTACTGGACCTGACCCGGGTGATCGCCGGGCCGGTCGCGACCCGGACGCTCGCCGCGCACGGTGCGGACGTGCTCCGCCTGGACCCGCCGGACCGCCCGGAGATCCCGCTGCAGGTCTGGGACATGCTGCCCGGCAAACGCAGCGCGCTGCTCGACCTCGCCCGCTCCGGGGACCGGCTCACGACGCTGCTGGCCGGTGCGGACGTGGTCGTCACCGGATACCGGCCCGGCGCACTGGACCGGTTCGGGCTCGCCCCGGAGACGCTCGCCGAGCGGTTTCCCGGGCTCGTCGTGGTGACGCTGTCCGCATGGGGCCACCGCGGGCCGTGGGCGCATCGGCGCGGGTTCGACAGCCTGGTCCAGGCCGCGTGCGGGATCGGCGAGACCGAGCGCGCCGATTCCGACCCGGACACCCCGCCCGGTGCGCTGCCCGCCCAGCTCCTCGACCACGCGACCGGTCACCTGGCCGCGGCCGGTGCGGCGCTCGCGCTGACGTCGCAGCGACACCACGGCGGTACCCCGCACGTCCGGCTGTCGCTGGCCGCGACGGCGGCGTGGCTGCAGTCGCTGCCCCGCACGGGGGAACCGAGCCCGGTCACCGACCCCGGTCCGGCAGCGTTCACCGAGCGGGTCGACGCCCCCGACGGCGGCCTCACCCTGGTCTCCCCGCCGGGGCGGGTCGGCGGCCGCGACCTGCACTGGCCGGCTCCACCGCCGTCCTACGGCACCGCCGACGCGTCCTGGCCGGACACCGGCGACCCCGCGTAG
- a CDS encoding DUF3046 domain-containing protein, giving the protein MRMSQFRGLMEDEFGALRAGSLARDHVFSALDGQTVDEAIESGTDLRRIWRAVCDAYDVPPARR; this is encoded by the coding sequence GTGCGAATGAGCCAGTTCCGGGGACTGATGGAGGACGAGTTCGGCGCCCTGCGGGCCGGCTCGCTGGCCCGTGACCACGTCTTCTCCGCCCTCGACGGGCAGACCGTGGACGAGGCCATCGAGTCCGGGACCGACCTGCGCCGGATCTGGCGCGCGGTCTGCGACGCCTACGACGTGCCGCCCGCCCGGCGCTGA
- the recA gene encoding recombinase RecA, which translates to MSTPDREKALELALAQIEKNHGKGSVMRLGDDNRPPVSAIPTGSIALDVALGVGGLPRGRVIEIYGPESSGKTTVALHAVASAQAAGGIAAFIDAEHALDPEYAKALGVNTDDLLVSQPDTGEQALEIADMLIRSGALDIIVIDSVAALVPRAEIEGEMGDSHVGLQARLMSQALRKITGALSTSGTTMIFINQLREKIGVMFGSPETTTGGKALKFYASVRLDIRRIETLKDGTDMVGSRTRVKVVKNKVAPPFKQAEFDVLYGVGISREGSLIDVGVEHGIIRKSGAWYTYEGDQMGQGKENARKFLKENPDVSAEVEKRIKEKLGIGPVLDADPTVAAAAQAEPLPAPVDF; encoded by the coding sequence ATGAGCACTCCGGACCGCGAGAAGGCGCTGGAACTCGCCCTCGCCCAGATCGAGAAGAACCACGGCAAGGGCTCGGTGATGCGCCTGGGTGACGACAACCGTCCGCCCGTCAGCGCCATCCCGACCGGCTCCATCGCCCTCGACGTCGCGCTCGGCGTGGGCGGCCTGCCCCGCGGCCGCGTCATCGAGATCTACGGCCCGGAGTCCAGCGGTAAGACCACGGTCGCGCTGCACGCGGTGGCCAGTGCCCAGGCCGCAGGCGGGATCGCCGCGTTCATCGACGCCGAGCACGCGCTCGACCCGGAGTACGCCAAGGCGCTCGGGGTGAACACCGACGACCTGCTGGTCTCCCAGCCCGACACCGGTGAGCAGGCGCTGGAGATCGCGGACATGCTGATCCGCTCCGGTGCGCTGGACATCATCGTGATCGACTCGGTCGCCGCGCTGGTGCCCCGTGCCGAGATCGAGGGCGAGATGGGCGACAGCCACGTCGGCCTGCAGGCCCGGCTGATGAGCCAGGCCCTGCGGAAGATCACCGGTGCGCTGAGCACCTCGGGCACCACGATGATCTTCATCAACCAGCTGCGCGAGAAGATCGGCGTGATGTTCGGGTCCCCGGAGACCACGACCGGCGGCAAGGCGCTGAAGTTCTACGCCTCGGTGCGCCTGGACATCCGGCGGATCGAGACCCTCAAGGACGGCACCGACATGGTCGGCAGCCGGACCCGGGTCAAGGTCGTCAAGAACAAGGTCGCGCCGCCGTTCAAGCAGGCGGAGTTCGACGTGCTCTACGGCGTCGGCATCAGCCGAGAGGGCTCGCTGATCGACGTCGGCGTCGAGCACGGGATCATCCGCAAGTCCGGTGCCTGGTACACCTACGAGGGCGACCAGATGGGGCAGGGCAAGGAGAACGCCCGCAAGTTCCTGAAGGAGAACCCGGACGTCTCGGCCGAGGTCGAGAAGCGGATCAAGGAGAAGCTCGGCATCGGGCCGGTGCTCGACGCCGATCCCACCGTCGCTGCCGCTGCCCAGGCCGAGCCCCTGCCGGCCCCGGTCGACTTCTGA
- a CDS encoding RecX family transcriptional regulator, with protein sequence MTPPDAVPEAEPDALVERTRRDGPPAFADFTGLDPDEGRAASVATFDDLGEPGTATSVRPDLLGREDADGDTHDHDTQDMASFGGPDEAFADETFVDQTSADGAGKSGGPVGVRTASLDDLSGSGDDEDDQSGGDGAAGVRVASFDGRRPRSGRSPRSGSDRSRATARRTSTTRGAASGRGVSDGPVPDGRVSDGAVAGVRAPDDAAAEPDGGESGRSGRSARSGGSGFGGRGGGRTKRDGGSSRGGRGGGGLSFSPQDDEARAKEVCLRLLTDRARTVQELSQALRRKEIPDEVAQKVLERFDEVGLVDDEAFAGQWVRSRHKQRGLGKRAIAAELHRKGVAKEIADEALTEIDAESEEARARELVDRKLRTVPIGTKEQRVTAARRLVGMLARKGYGGNIAYRVVKEAIAEHGADPDELGEGPVDD encoded by the coding sequence GTGACACCTCCGGACGCGGTGCCGGAGGCCGAGCCCGACGCACTCGTCGAGAGGACGCGTCGGGACGGTCCTCCGGCGTTCGCGGACTTCACCGGTCTGGACCCCGACGAGGGCAGGGCCGCCTCGGTCGCCACGTTCGACGACCTCGGCGAGCCCGGCACCGCGACGTCGGTCCGCCCGGACCTGCTGGGCCGTGAGGACGCCGACGGCGACACACACGACCACGACACGCAGGACATGGCGTCGTTCGGCGGCCCCGACGAGGCGTTCGCCGACGAGACGTTCGTCGACCAGACGTCCGCCGACGGGGCCGGGAAGTCCGGCGGTCCGGTGGGGGTTCGCACCGCGAGCCTGGACGACCTGTCCGGGAGTGGGGACGACGAGGACGACCAGAGCGGTGGCGACGGCGCAGCCGGCGTCCGCGTGGCGAGTTTCGACGGCCGGCGGCCGCGTTCGGGTCGATCGCCCCGCTCGGGATCGGACCGTTCCCGGGCCACGGCCCGCCGCACGTCGACGACGCGTGGTGCGGCCTCGGGCCGCGGGGTCTCGGATGGTCCGGTCCCGGACGGGCGGGTCTCGGACGGCGCGGTCGCAGGCGTCCGCGCACCGGACGATGCCGCGGCCGAACCGGACGGCGGAGAGTCCGGGCGCTCGGGCCGGTCGGCGCGATCGGGCGGGTCCGGATTCGGCGGACGCGGTGGCGGGCGGACGAAGCGTGACGGCGGATCGTCGCGCGGCGGTCGTGGCGGGGGAGGGCTCTCGTTCAGCCCGCAGGACGACGAGGCGCGGGCGAAGGAGGTCTGTCTCCGGCTGCTCACCGACCGGGCCCGTACCGTGCAGGAGCTCTCCCAGGCGTTGCGCCGCAAGGAGATCCCCGACGAGGTGGCGCAGAAGGTCCTGGAGCGCTTCGACGAGGTCGGCCTGGTCGACGACGAGGCGTTCGCCGGGCAGTGGGTCCGTTCCCGGCACAAGCAGCGCGGCCTCGGCAAGCGCGCCATCGCCGCCGAGCTGCACCGCAAGGGCGTGGCCAAGGAGATCGCGGACGAGGCACTGACCGAGATCGACGCCGAGTCCGAGGAGGCCCGGGCCCGCGAGCTCGTCGACCGCAAGCTCCGTACCGTACCGATCGGCACGAAGGAGCAGCGCGTGACCGCGGCCCGCCGTCTGGTCGGCATGCTCGCCCGCA